The genomic region CTGGAGGCCACCGGCAGGAAGACACTGTCCCCCATGTGCTTGATGGGGTTTTGGGAGAGCTTCAGCTCACTCAGGGCAGGCaggccctgcagggctgctgtgggcacCTCCGACAGGCGGtttccctccagctgcagcttttccagcatctTGGTaggagccagggcagcaggggcAATGTGCCTGATGGCATTTCCAGCTAGGTAGAGCCAGCGGAGCCCTCTGGCCCCGGCCAGGTCgccctcctccagctccctgaTGGCATTGTGCTGCAGATGGAGGGAGATGAGGttgggcaggagctggaaggcGGCTGCAGGCACACGGGTGAAGGCGTTGTGGTCCAGGTCCAGGTAGGCCAGCTGCGGGGCCCCCTCGAAGGCAGCAGCCGCCAGGGTGGAGAGGTGGTTGTCAGTGAGGTACAGGTAGACCAGTCTTTCCAGCCCCCGGAGCGCCCCAGGGTGCAGGACCctgatgctgcagctctgcaggtggagCGAcaccagctccttcaggccAGGGAAGGCATCTGGTGGCACTGTCCTGAAGGGGTTTTGGCGCAGGTCAAGAAGGTGCGTGTCCCCAGGGAAGTCCCGAGGGATCTCTCGCAGGTCCCTGTTCTCACAGGACCCATGATGGAAATCAGGGGAGCAGACACACTCCCGGGggcactgcctgctgccagctgccctTGGCTGCTCTGGTGGTGTGGTGGGGCTAGGGGGTGGCCGGAGGCGACCACATCTCATCTCAGGGGGCTTCAGGGAGTCAAGGGACCGGCCCCGGAGGGCCGGTGGTGCAGCACAGGCACCCTCGGCCTGCACCCGCGCCCTTGCCAGCCACTTGTGGAAGGGAcgcaggaggcaggagcagagcagagggttCCCATCCAGGCTGACCCTCGCCAGCCCCCCCGCACCAGCCAGGGGtggcagcccctgcagctggTTTTCACGGAGGTCCAGCACACGAAGCTGGGGACTGCGGGCAAAGGCATCGGGTGCCACATCCTGGAGGGAGGCATGGTCCAGGAAGAGGTGCCTCAGCGAGGCCATGGCCAGGGCTTCCTCAGCCACATAGGTGATGGGGTTGTGACCCAGGTCTAGCCGGGTAGCCCCATCGAGCCtggccagggcctcgccaggCAGTGCCTGCAGCTCATTGTGGTCCAGGCTCAGCCTGcgcagggcaggcagagcagcaaaggCCTCGCTGCCCAGCACATGGAGGGCATTGTGGGACAGCCGGAGCCACCTAAGAACCTGCAGACCCTGGAAGACCATGTCTGGGAGGTAGACCAAAGCATTTGCCCTCAGGTCAAGGACAGTGAGGGACCCCAGATGGCCAAAAGCACCCGGCTGGATCTCCTCAATGCGGTTCCCCTGCAGaatgagctgctggagggaggagagccCGTCCAGGGACTCCTGGTAGAGGAGGGCTATGCCATTGGAGGCCAGGTTGAGGTAGACAAGCCTCCCCAGACCCCGGAAAGCCCcttcctccagcctctccaccTTGCAACGCTGCAGGTCTAGGTGTGTGAGGTAGGGGGTGGCAAGGAAGGCTCCCGCTGGGATGACCATGAAATTGTTGCCCCGAAGGTCTAGTTTTTTGGTGAGCTGTTGGTCACACAAATAAAACACTGAGTTACCCCAGGGCTGCCATACCTAtcttctctccccatccctcgACCTTTCTTTCCCTTGCCCACCTCTGGGATGGTGTCAGGGATGGCCATCAGGCTCCCATTGAGGCACAGGACATGGGCACGGAGGTTATCACAGACACAGGGTGCAGGGCAGCGGGTAGCAGCCGTCACCCCCAGGGCCGCTGTGAGCAGGAGGAGCCCCCAGGATGGCCCCATGTTGGAGGGCACCTGTGGCTGGGGAGAGACAGCAGTAAGGCCAGGAGAGAGGCTGGGTTCCCATGTGTCCCCAAACAGCATCACCTGCTTGGCACCCCATGTGCCAGGAGGGCTATTGTTGTGACCTAGTGGGGCAGATCTCACTTGCTCTTGCTCTCATGCTGTGATTTCACAAGTAGTAAACGAGGAAGGGAGTGtaagaaagagaggaggaatACTTGGAATGAAAAGTGAAGGTCACAGCTAGCAGGTCACTCACAGGCAACTGGCTTGAAGCAGACACCCACCCCACTGCACCCTCCTGTTTTCTTCACATATCACTAACTTAAGATTGCCTTGGTCTGTAACAAGCTATCGCTATCCCTCCTACAATTGCTTTTGTAAGGCAAGCAGGTATGTGCAGGGAATGTGAGCACACAGGCTTCTGAGCTGCTACCCTTCTTTAAATGGCAAATGTCCCATGTCTCCACCATGCTGGACATCTGCTTCCTACCCTGCAAGCTCCCTGCTTCCCCCCCCCAAGCTATTCATAGCAGTGTTTGGAATAGAACTCTACTGTTTAGCTGCAGGAAGGACGGGTTGGTTTTGGCTGGGCAGGAATGAGCCCCTGGGGAGAAGGTACCAGAGAGAGGCCAAGGCTGGGGCAAATGCAGAGGAGGCAGCGAGCTGTAGATACAACCAATACACCCCCCTAAGCTTTgagacagcagcagtggggtCTGCAAGGCTCTAACTTGTGAAGCCACTGTGGTGCACAGCCCCATGCCCGCTGTAGCTCATCATCCCCTGTGGCCCCATGCCCCAACTCTGCCCTCCTGCTGTCACAGCTAGTCCTGCTGCAGCCTACACACACACTGGGGCAGCCCCCTCCTGTGCACCCACCCACCAGTGACACCAATGTAATGCCCCCAAACTCAGTCCCCGTGTTGTGCCTGGAGCACTGTCACATGCCAGGCATCATCCCATCACTCCCTCCCACACACCTGGAGGGTTCACACACCCAGGGCTGGGAGTACCTGGACTTCAAGACGTGGCGAAGAGAGGAAAGCGTCCCCTGCCCCGTCTAGCAGCTGCCGAGCTCCTGCACCAGTGTTTGCTCTCCTTGCAGAAGTGAGAACTGAATGGGCCCCGTTGTGTtgctttcccagcagctctcaccGGGCAGAGCCAGGAAcgtgggaggaggaaaaggacgGGGGGAGGAAGGGTAAGCCACCCCTGGAGAGAAGGCAGCAACCCAGACAACTGCCTCCCCCTCGATTCACCGGGGGGCTGGGAGCACCAGCCCGACAAAGCCCATGTGGTGTTTGTATTCACTGTTTCCCgggctctcccttccctttcctggcTGTATTAGTCACAGGAGCTACAGCGGTGCAGGGCAGAAAGGTGACATCTAGCCAGAATTGCAATGGCAGTGGTAGGCCTGAGCAAAAGGAGAGGCAGCTGACCAGTCGTGCCACATTTACAGCCCCTCCACTCtcctcattttgtttctttgcttgtttaGAAGAGGCTGGGGTGGCAGTGCCTGCATGACACATCATTAGCTTACAGAAGGATATGGAGACATTCATTTTCCTGCCAGACCGTTGTTTCACTCTCCCGGGGAACGGGAGCAGATCTGCAGCCTGACAAAAATCTGGAAGGTTTGGTATTAGTATTTCCTTCCCCTATTCAGCAATCTCAGCTGCCAGAACCAGTATGTCCCAGTATGGACACTGGCTTCTTCCCAGACCTGCCAGCCAGCCCTGACCTCCACCTAAGGGACAGTGTGGTAGAGTGGCTCTGGCCAGGCAGTTTCAGTGGTCTGGGGAACCTTGACCACTTCCACCAGAACTACAACCTCTCTGACCTGTCGCTGACCACCCAGCATCTCAGCAGCAACCCCACCTGCCAGCCAATGTGGAATCACCCACCACATCCACCATCACCCCCACCACAAGTCTGGCCACTGTCCAGCTCActctgctcccctctgcctGGCCCTTCCATCATCTCCCCTGGCCAGGCGCACCCTCCCCTGCCTCGACAACAGCCTGGACAGCAAAACCTCCCTGGTAGTGGCCTGAGCTCTGCTGAAGAACCATGGAGAGGGGGAGATGAGATACCAGGCACTGAATGTCACATCTGGCCTTTCCCCAGCCTCACCCcaggcttttattttattcatttaccCAGCAATGATCTCACCAGCTTCAGTTTCTACCGAGGCTGCTGAGAGGCAGCTGGTCTTTACTCTGCCTGATGGGGCATGGGACATGAAGGCACCACACCCGAACTTCCACTTGTTGAGGGCCTAACCTGCCTCTGCCAGGCCAGAcacttttgctttccatttgtTTGACCTCTCTCTGCAAGGAGCTGAATCCCATTACTACCGCTACAGGGTTTCACTGCTCCCAGATGTGCCCAGAACTGCTCCATGCAGAGCTCTGCACCATCCCTGACTTGCTGGGCTGAAGAAGTTCAAACTAAAAATCCATCTGACAACAGCAGTGCTTTTGGGGTGAAACAGCTGCACAAGACAGGCTGAAGCAGCACTGGAAAGACCCCACATTCCTCCAGGGCACCACAGGGAAAGTCATCCTCTGGGGAGCAATTTTTAATAGAAACCAGAATCAGCAATTCccagcctcttttttttccccctaatctAGAAGCATAATGCAATTTTAAGGGACTTCTGAGTCCATGTCCTATTTAGAAGCGAATCTGTCTTCTGCCGAGACAATTGATTCTATCCTTATACCCCCCTTTTTCCTACAGATCTCATCTTGACACGAAATACCAGGTGAAAATCTTATTTCTAAAtattgtttgcttttgaaaaaccTTACGGGATCAACCCCTTATGCTTGCCTGCTGCTATGGCTTGGCTACTCAAAGCTTGTTGCACAGGTTTCCCTCCACAATCTGGCACACGGGTCCTTGTGCAAGCAGCAGAGCCCTCTGGCCTTTCCAGGCTCCTTGCACAGACAGGAAGGAGCTTGCCACACAACATGATCCATGGGACCCACTGCAGATGGACTCCTGTAGAGGTTGACTCCATGGCTTGGCTCTGCATTGCATTCCTCTTCTTCATGACCCTTCTCCACAGCAGAGGGACACAAAGAGCAGCAAGAGACCAGGAAGCTTCAAGGAAAGCTACACTAGGTTCAAGACTTACAGAAACTACtttaaaaaggttttttgtgtctgttttaCCCTCGAGCTCACAGAAAAACTTAACAAGGACAGGATGAGGTGGAGAAGGCAGGGCTGAGACTGCAGTGATTGAAACACCTGTAGGTGCAGATAAAAATCAACCTTCAGTTGATTTTTACCACTTTGGACACAAGGAAGTTCAGCTTCAGCCTGGGAAACTGGAATGCATTTTGCTCTTAGCCTTAGGGCAGCCTCTTTTTAAGGAGGGGACGCTGCTCTCACACAAAAGCCAGAACTTTGCCACCAGAATGATAAGACGCGCTGCTTTCTTGAGTCTGCTGGATCACAGCCACACCAAACTTCCCCCAGCCACCCCAGTTTCACCAGAACAGGCTCACATACTGGAGGAATTTAAGCAAAGGGTGTATCCAAGTAGATCTGGCACATATCACACACTATTTCATTCCAGTGTCTcaagcctttttttctgtccatGCTGCTGCACACCGTGTCAGTTCACACCAAGCTTTTCCTGCACCAAGGCCAAGCATGTGCCAGCTGTGGCCCACACTGCCTCTCACAACAAAGGGACAGCCAACTCCATCTCCTTGCCTTTTTCCCAGGACTATTTATCCTGCATGTCAATGGTAAGGGAGGATGAACAGTCTCCAactgaaaacagagaaggaaggaacAACTCTGCGCTGCCTAAAGAGATGTGTTCATTCTCAGAGGCTTGGAAGAAGATGGAGCAGGACCAGCCTGTGATTTTGTGTGCTCAGGAGCGGTACAGGCAGGTACCACAAACTCATATGGGCACATGGACAATCCTCCAGACAGCTTTAGTAGCATCTGCTGCTACTTGTTCAGTGGAAGAGAAAAGCACAGCCTTCTCTCTCCATATTCTTACACAGGCTTGGCTTTCAAACACATGAACAGCGCACACAGGCCTGGTGTTTTGTCAAcgggaagagaaagggaacaCATTCCACAGGAATTTCATGGATTGTATTAATTTCCAAACCGAGCTTATTTAATTAGGGTGAgaaggaaaagggcaggaagaaTGAACAACACAGGCAACGGCAAAAAAATTTACAATAAAATATGCTTGCTCCCTTAAGCAATGGCCACCAGGATCAGCGCCACTACACAAATATTCCaagccacagcagaaggggaagagtacattaaaataaaaatcagccaCACACTGCCTTTGACAACAGACTTGAAAGAAGAACCAGAGGGGATCACACCTCGCCCCTCTGACCCATGAGCAGCACCCCTGTGGCCCAGAgaagcagggcagcagcagcacagcctccctATGGCACAGTGCTAAATGCTATAAAGGCAGGAGTCAAAgtccaataaaataaaatgcccAAGTGGGTTGATCCAGATGAGAGCTCTTCTGGGCCCCGTGTTAGTCTTGGCACACCCTTGACAATGCAACCAAAATGGAGAACTCTTCAATTCATGCTGAGCTCACAGCAGTACGGACTTATTTTAGCGTAAGCACCTGCCCTACAGACCAGGGAATCACTTCAAGAGGAGTAGGAAGACAATTCAGCAGGATTTGTTCAAGTTTatgaaagcagaaggaaggacAGACTTCctacagggagaaaaaaaaaggacagtgtGTCTGTACGGCCTCTGGGATCCTCTCCCACTACGCAGCTCCGAGCTCTGCTGATGACAGTCCTATGAGGAAGGAAGGGCACATCTCCTGTCTCTTACAGCTGGTGGAGGGTCTGTAAGAGCATGTGGCGAGCAAATGAACAGGAGTCAAGAGCACGGTTTGGTCTGTGGAAAGAAGAGAGATAGTGTTTATTTGTTCAGTCAAAGGCAGACACAAAGCCATTCttaaattctgcattttaaatctATTTCCAATGCACTGGGCATGTATGCCCCAAAACCTACAAATTTTACCCTCAGTTATCTCTTCCAAAACCATTCCATCATTGCTGCCCAGATCACTGCTTCCCTTTCAGAGCTTGCTGTGGAAAACTCTTTCTCCTGTTGCTAAGTCCAAGTCAGGAACACAATTGCCAAGAATCAGAACTTTTATTTTCGTAACTATAAACAATCTGCTGCTGACTTTTATGTCTGCAGCCCGGTGTCTCATTTTGGGTAGAATGATGGAGGTGGGGATGGaaacccccttccctctcttctgGCAATGAGATTTTCCATAAAGTTTCACTGTTTAGAGCCCCAAAACACAGGAGATGACCTTTTGAGCACTTAAATCTTTTCTCACCAAGTCATCTGCTATCTATAATCTGATGGTGACTTTGGTCTTGGGACTTTTTAAGTCTTTTAAAAAGGCAACATAACCTCCTgtcctctccttccctgaggTCAAGTAGCACCTGACAGGCTTTGCTGGGCCACCTTTCAGGGTGCCTTACAAACAGCCCACAGAACCTGCAGAACATGACCTGAAAGGGCCCAAGACAGAGGTTGCAAAAGGTAATCAGACTTACACAGAATAATCTTTTCCCTGAAAGTAAACAATGGGACTACACTCAAAGAAGGGTTAACGTGAGGCTAAATTTCTGTAACATTCCCATCACCTCCCAGTAAtgtatatttctgtttctgcaggCTAATTGCTGGCTCAGCATCACTGAAACTTCTACCAGTCTCTATCCATCCACTAGGGAACTTCCACCAAAGAATTTTAATCCAATGTTTTCTACTGTTCTGAGAATGCAAATCATTAATTTTACCTCTCTCCCACCTCACCACAGCAAAATAACCTTTAACAATGAACAACTGCGAAGCCTACTCAATTTGGGAAAGAAGGGTGAGCTGAAATAAAGAGTGGAATTACCTAGGAAGGAGCAAGGAGTTCACCTCCAGGTGTATAGCACAGGAACAAGAGCTGCAGAGGTCATTTGGTACAGCACTCCATGGCTGCTGCCGTTTAACAGAAGCACATCCTGGAGAAGACTTAACCCTTTTTATTCCCCCTGCCAAGAGTCATTCAATGCCTTGCACTGAACACACAGTGTCACAGAATTACAGCCTGGAGTTTATTTTCAGCATGGCTGGGAGAGGTATTTCAGCCCTCATCTTTGGAAGACCCAGCCTTGTTTGCAATGAGGGGGCTGGTTCCATCCAGGCAGCTGCCCATTTTTGGAAATAGAGAACCTGGACTGCTGATGTTGATCACAGACAAGATCCCTCAGCCCCCTCTCCCAACACTAAACTCCACAGCAAATAAGGAGGATTTTATTGCTAGAGGAGGCCATCTGCCTGCCACTCTGTGCTACAGACTGTTCAAAGAGACCAGTGACGTGATGCAATTCAACAGCAAGGAGcagcataaaaaaaccccaaaaaaccaaccaaacaaaaccccccatcACCTCTAGCAAGTCACAAGTGGGCAGGCAGACATCCacatattttcagtatttccacctaaaaaattatggaaaagcACATGTGGATTCACAGCACCCTCTTGCGtccaaaaaattcaaataagGCTTGACAGCAAGCAGAGTAAGATGGATGCTGTTTACAGTCTGTATCCGTAATTCTGTAATTACTACTGAATTGAGAACACTGCCTACAACAACAAATTGTCACAAAAGGAAGAAGGTAAGTGACTACTCCAGAAGCTCCTTGCAGTAAAAGACAGCTGGCCTAGGCAGCTACAAGAACTTTACAGCTCTAAAAGCCCAAAAGAGCTAACTGCAaaccaaaaggagaaaacataAATAGAAAATACCACAAAAATGCATACCAGTTTTCTGGTATGTGAAGTGAAGGAACCATGGGTTTGACAGAGTGGATGTAGATTTGTTGCAGAAACAGAGGCCAGATGAACTCTGACTGTTACTAGGTAAAGGTTTAATTTTAGGATTGCAATTTTACTCCGGTTGAATTCCAAGAAGAGACAAGGGATAGTGGTTAATTGAGAAGCTGTGTGATGGTTTTGGCTGGGctagttaattttcttcacagtgttttggatttgtgctggaagcagtgctgataacacagggatgtttcagtgactgctgagcagtgctcacacagctgtttgtccttagggaaagcactGTAAGAAATGCTTATGTTCATATAACAAAGACAGATTGCTTATATCTAGTGTGGCCTTCATTATGCAGCACAGGACAAAAGTTTCCCTATAAAATCACAGCTTGCAACATGTTTGTAAGGCAGAAAACTTCAGCTTCAAGAATTTCATAACACCAGGGACAGTGGAGGCTTGGCATTAGCACAGTACATACCACAGGAAGGCAGACAGGTCTGCCTTCCGCTGAGAGAGGCTCTCACTGAGCTTCTGCAGAACCTATGAACAGTCTCATACTTTCACCAAGAGACTCTCCCCTCTTGTTCTTGTAGTGAACTGCTGGCTTTGGATTCAAAAGGTTCTTTCTTAATGAATTCATGAAGACCAAAATTTCACTCTTTGTCACATACAGCATCATCTACAGCTTAAAAGCACTTATTGGGAGAAGGCTACATGCACACATACAGGGAGAGGGGAGACAAGTATcttttctgaacaaaatttGTTAGGATGCTTAGAGTTAAGAGGCTCCTCTGGGCACTGCTTGACATAAACAATTAGGACAGTCAAATGCCCTGAACCAAAATCCTTCTTCTGTATTCTCAGCTTCCAGcaatttaaattccattttgaGGGCTGGGGCTTGATCAACAAGCAAGAGCAAGGTAGCAGTGtaggaaacagcagaaattcaGTGATGTGTCTGGGTAACTTCACAAGGCAAGTCCTGGTACTTCTTGCTTAAACCTATAATGATTGAGTTGGAGGTGTATTTGTTCAGTTGGTAAAGCATATGGTCACTGGCTTGTAACTGCCTTAACCTGATCAGCACAAAGAAAGGACACAGCAGGCAAAGTGCTGCACAAGAAGGGCCTCCAGGTAGCATTCGCACATGTGTAAACAAGAtactttattttccaaagctgaCCTTAGCACGGTTGGTGTATATGGACACAAACCACTGTTACATATCAGCTTTGACAGCTTCAGCCACACCAATGCTTGGAAAAATTCTTCTCCCCTATCATAACTGGCCAGCTTCCAAGCCCAGTGGAACCAAGACAGACTACCAATATTTGACTGCATTCCTACTGTGTTTCATACTGACCACAACTATCTCATGCCTCCACCTTTCACCAGGAAGGGATCCTAAGCAGCTGCATATAACCCATATACCATGAAATTGAGAAGGCTTAAGCTTCACTCTGCAACCTGCTAAAAAGCTGCTCTCACCCTACACAGCACATGGTCCATGCTGAGCCAGCCACCAAGCTCCAAACTGATTTCAGGATTCTGCTGCTTTGCCTAAAGTGACATTTTTGGACTGTTTCTCCTCTGACTGTTGAACAGTAGCATGCAATCCTATCGCAAATCTATTTGGTGGGGTCTTTTCCCCTAAATCTCATCAATGCTGAAGTTGACACTGATTTAATTCAGGAGAGATATGGTTTCCATAGCCATATAACACATTAAAAAAGCTAAAGCTGGTGGGCACAGGGGTTGGTTCTATGCCTATAGTGGAAGTAACAACATTAAGTACAGGCAGCTTCTTCAGTACTTATGCTCCCAATTTAGTTCTCAGAAAAATCACTACCTTGGTTGCTGTCACAGTAGGAAGttccatttaaaaacaaattcagtCTTTGTGTTTTGCAGTTTCATCTGCTGGTGTTCAGTGTCTCACAGCATGACAACACTGGTAGAGCCCTGCTGACCCTCTTAACTCTGAAGGATGACTTGGAGGGCATAGTTAGACCCGTGTACCCAGCAGGTTTCCTTAAGCTCAAAACAGCTCTTCTGTGAGAGGCATTAGCAGTCTCTGCTTCAGAGCCACTTCCTTGCAAAGCCAACttcccacttttccttctttaggattaagattttgtttttatctcTGAACCTCACATACTGCAGTAAACAAGATAAAATAGAGACCCATTAAGATACTAATTCTCAATTTCAGACCAGGCATTTAGTGGGCTTTCACAACAGCTTACATGTAGTTATTAACCCTCAAACAGTTCCACAAGCTCCCACAGAGAAGACTGCATGGCAAATACAATACTCACT from Corvus hawaiiensis isolate bCorHaw1 chromosome 4, bCorHaw1.pri.cur, whole genome shotgun sequence harbors:
- the CHADL gene encoding chondroadherin-like protein isoform X1 produces the protein MGPSWGLLLLTAALGVTAATRCPAPCVCDNLRAHVLCLNGSLMAIPDTIPELTKKLDLRGNNFMVIPAGAFLATPYLTHLDLQRCKVERLEEGAFRGLGRLVYLNLASNGIALLYQESLDGLSSLQQLILQGNRIEEIQPGAFGHLGSLTVLDLRANALVYLPDMVFQGLQVLRWLRLSHNALHVLGSEAFAALPALRRLSLDHNELQALPGEALARLDGATRLDLGHNPITYVAEEALAMASLRHLFLDHASLQDVAPDAFARSPQLRVLDLRENQLQGLPPLAGAGGLARVSLDGNPLLCSCLLRPFHKWLARARVQAEGACAAPPALRGRSLDSLKPPEMRCGRLRPPPSPTTPPEQPRAAGSRQCPRECVCSPDFHHGSCENRDLREIPRDFPGDTHLLDLRQNPFRTVPPDAFPGLKELVSLHLQSCSIRVLHPGALRGLERLVYLYLTDNHLSTLAAAAFEGAPQLAYLDLDHNAFTRVPAAAFQLLPNLISLHLQHNAIRELEEGDLAGARGLRWLYLAGNAIRHIAPAALAPTKMLEKLQLEGNRLSEVPTAALQGLPALSELKLSQNPIKHMGDSVFLPVASSLQHLYLDNMGLERISPHAFTGLGPKIRSLYLESNKMSNIPDMSNFTGLEILNLQDVPFHCNCQLLPLHRWINKLNLHVGATCGSPAEAQGLKVKLSTTFLTCPGWGRGEAGETNPNKTKTASKPKKKKRSGKSPARGFSKSRA
- the CHADL gene encoding chondroadherin-like protein isoform X2 — protein: MVIPAGAFLATPYLTHLDLQRCKVERLEEGAFRGLGRLVYLNLASNGIALLYQESLDGLSSLQQLILQGNRIEEIQPGAFGHLGSLTVLDLRANALVYLPDMVFQGLQVLRWLRLSHNALHVLGSEAFAALPALRRLSLDHNELQALPGEALARLDGATRLDLGHNPITYVAEEALAMASLRHLFLDHASLQDVAPDAFARSPQLRVLDLRENQLQGLPPLAGAGGLARVSLDGNPLLCSCLLRPFHKWLARARVQAEGACAAPPALRGRSLDSLKPPEMRCGRLRPPPSPTTPPEQPRAAGSRQCPRECVCSPDFHHGSCENRDLREIPRDFPGDTHLLDLRQNPFRTVPPDAFPGLKELVSLHLQSCSIRVLHPGALRGLERLVYLYLTDNHLSTLAAAAFEGAPQLAYLDLDHNAFTRVPAAAFQLLPNLISLHLQHNAIRELEEGDLAGARGLRWLYLAGNAIRHIAPAALAPTKMLEKLQLEGNRLSEVPTAALQGLPALSELKLSQNPIKHMGDSVFLPVASSLQHLYLDNMGLERISPHAFTGLGPKIRSLYLESNKMSNIPDMSNFTGLEILNLQDVPFHCNCQLLPLHRWINKLNLHVGATCGSPAEAQGLKVKLSTTFLTCPGWGRGEAGETNPNKTKTASKPKKKKRSGKSPARGFSKSRA